A single Antechinus flavipes isolate AdamAnt ecotype Samford, QLD, Australia chromosome 5, AdamAnt_v2, whole genome shotgun sequence DNA region contains:
- the MRPL42 gene encoding 39S ribosomal protein L42, mitochondrial: protein MALTAAWRVFSRAGLAHRAASGWQMTFQKGAVGCICHKSTYTPLPDDYNCKVELALSADGRTIVCYHPSVDVPYEHTKPIIRPDPVDNQVETYDQMLKARLKADGNTTQQGPMMEELNKLFFTTKHRWYPLGQYHQRRRKPNPPKER from the exons ATGGCGCTGACAGCAGCGTGGCGGGTCTTTTCCAGAGCTGGGCTGGCACACAGAGCTGCCTCTGGCTGGCAAATGACATTTCAGa AAGGAGCTGTAGGTTGTATTTGTCATAAATCTACATACACGCCTCTTCCAGATGACTACAATTG CAAGGTGGAGCTCGCATTGTCGGCAGACGGCCGAACGATCGTCTGTTACCATCCTTCTGTGGACGTTCCTTATGAGCATACCAAA CCTATAATTAGACCAGATCCTGTGGATAACCAAGTAGAAACATATGATCAAATGCTGAAAGCCAGATTAAAAGCAGATGGTAATACTACTCAGCAAGGACCCATGATGGAGGAGCTCAATAAACTATTCTTCACTACCAAGCACCGCTGGTACCCTTTAGGACA